From one Lotus japonicus ecotype B-129 chromosome 3, LjGifu_v1.2 genomic stretch:
- the LOC130743091 gene encoding photosystem II 5 kDa protein, chloroplastic-like — protein sequence MASVTMAASFLSSSAIANRSPVASRRSLVVVANAARTVDGEKMKVSYDNDKEGRRNIMFAAAAAAVCSVAGMAVADEPKRGSPEAKKAYAPVCVTNPTARICRN from the coding sequence ATGGCATCAGTCACCATGGCAGCATCCTTCCTCAGCAGCTCAGCCATCGCCAACCGGTCTCCCGTGGCTTCCCGGCGGAGCCTCGTGGTGGTAGCCAATGCTGCCAGAACAGTTGATGGAGAAAAAATGAAGGTGAGTTATGACAATGACAAGGAGGGAAGGAGGAACATCATGTTTGCTGCTGCAGCAGCAGCTGTTTGCTCTGTTGCTGGGATGGCTGTGGCTGATGAGCCCAAACGTGGCTCCCCAGAAGCTAAGAAAGCCTATGCTCCTGTTTGTGTCACCAATCCAACAGCTAGAATTTGCCGCAACTAA
- the LOC130747928 gene encoding cytokinin riboside 5'-monophosphate phosphoribohydrolase LOG1-like, with translation MEGEGKMSAENKQKGRFKRICVFCGSRVGYKSAFSDAALVLGDLLVEKRIDLVYGGGRLGLMGLISQTVLKGGCHVLGVIPKALFPVEIAGETFGEVISVANMHERKSIMAKHADAFIALPGGYGTMEELLEVIAWSQLGIHDKPVGLLNVNGYFNSLLTLFDKGVEEGFIDNSARHIVVIADTAAELIKKMEEYVPIHHKVAPRQSWAVDHLLLEKSTETEEILKA, from the exons ATGGAAGGAGAAGGAAAAATGTCAGCAGAGAACAAGCAGAAAGGAAGGTTCAAAAGAATATGTGTCTTTTGTGGTAGTAGAGTTGGATACAAGTCTGCATTTAGTGATGCAGCTCTTGTGCTTGGTGATTTGCTG GTTGAGAAGAGAATTGACTTGGTTTATGGAGGAGGAAGACTAGGACTAATGGGCTTGATCTCTCAAACTGTGCTAAAGGGAGGCTGCCATGTTCTTGG AGTGATTCCTAAAGCTCTGTTTCCTGTTGAG ATAGCTGGGGAAACCTTTGGAGAAGTGATTTCAGTTGCAAACATGCATGAAAGGAAGTCAATAATGGCTAAACATGCTGATGCATTCATAGCCCTTCCTG GAGGCTATGGAACCATGGAAGAGTTGCTGGAGGTGATAGCCTGGTCCCAACTAGGAATACATGATAAACCA GTGGGATTGTTAAATGTAAATGGGTATTTCAATAGCTTGCTGACCTTATTTGACAAGGGAGTGGAAGAGGGCTTCATAGACAACTCTGCAAGGCATATTGTGGTCATAGCAGACACAGCAGCAGAACTCATAAAGAAAATGGAG GAGTATGTCCCCATCCATCACAAGGTTGCACCAAGACAAAGTTGGGCAGTGGACCATCTATTATTAGAGAAGAGTACTGAAACTGAGGAGATCCTAAAAGCTTAG
- the LOC130747925 gene encoding uncharacterized protein LOC130747925 isoform X1: protein MMKFSGYSLAVSFSPVGSTVIRNNCRFHVGRNFRSSSRFFSAKQQSHDKGVLPNYYLPPWFSVAPMMEWTDHHYRTLARLISKHAWLYTEMLAAETIVYQQDNLDRFLAFSPDQHPIVLQIGGSNVEKLAKATELANAYGYDEINLNCGCPSPKVAGHGCFGVSLMLDPKFVAEAMSAIAANTNVPVSVKCRIGVDDHDSYDELCKAFRGDFIFKVSSLSPTKHFIIHSRKALLNGISPAENRSIPPLKYEYFYGLLRDFPDLTFTINGGITSVDEVYAAREAGAYGVMVGRAAYNNPWHILGHVDTVIYGAPSCSLTRRQVLEKYIVYGDSVLGKYGHRPTVRDIVKPLLNLFHSAPGNGLWKRKADAAFRHCTTIKSFFEETLVAIPDSVLDSPVVEPTPGRRDLFANMDSLLPPPYTTREEAVIICA, encoded by the exons ATGATGAAGTTTTCAGGATATTCCCTAGCGGTTTCATTTTCTCCTGTAGGTTCCACTGTCATTAGAAACAATTGCAGATTCCATGTTGGTAGGAATTTCCGTAGCAGCTCAAGGTTCTTTTCTGCGAAACAACAATCACATGATAAAGGAGTGCTTCCAAATTACTATCTTCCTCCTTGGTTTAG TGTTGCTCCAATGATGGAGTGGACAGATCATCACTATAGGACTCTAGCGCGCCTCATATCAAAACATGCTTGGCTCTACACGGAGATGCTTGCAGCTGAGACAATTGTCTATCAACAGGACAATCTG GACAGGTTCTTGGCATTTTCTCCTGACCAACATCCCATCGTGCTTCAAATTGGAGGGAGTAATGTAGAAAAATTGGCAAAAGCAACTGAACTTGCTAATGCCTATGGCTATGATGAGATCAACTTAAA CTGCGGATGCCCTAGTCCCAAAGTAGCTGGACATGGGTGCTTTGGTGTGAGTCTTATGCTTGACCCAAAG TTTGTTGCTGAGGCTATGTCAGCCATTGCTGCCAATACAAATGTACCTGTTAGTGTCAAATGTCGAATTGGTGTGGACGATCATGACTCTTATGATGAGCTGTGTAAGGCCTTTCGTG GTGATTTCATATTCAAGGTTTCTTCTCTATCACCCACTAAGCACTTCATAATTCACTCAAGGAAGGCATTGCTCAATGGCATTAGCCCTGCTGAAAATAGGAGTATTCCTCCACTAAA ATATGAATACTTTTATGGCCTCTTACGTGACTTTCCCGATTTAACATTTACAATAAACGGTGGCATTACTAGTGTTGACGAG GTTTATGCAGCTCGAGAAGCTGGGGCTTATGGTGTTATGGTTGGACGTGCAGCATACAATAA CCCTTGGCATATTTTGGGACATGTTGATACTGTAATTTACGGTGCACCAAGCTGTAGTCTTACACGTCGTCAG GTCCTTGAAAAATATATCGTCTACGGGGACTCGGTGTTGGGAAAATATGGACATAGGCCAACTGTGCGAGATATTGTGAAG CCTTTACTCAATCTTTTCCATTCAGCGCCCGGGAATGGACTTTGGAAGCGCAAAGCAGATGCTGCTTTCCGACATTGCACG AcaataaaatcattttttgaAGAAACCCTTGTAGCAATTCCTGACTCTGTGTTGGATTCGCCTGTTGTGGAACCAACTCCTGGCCGCAGAGATCTTTTTGCAAATATGGACAGTTTACTGCCTCCTCCATACACGACAAGAGAAGAGGCTGTTATTATATGCGCTTAG
- the LOC130747927 gene encoding actin-related protein 7-like: MEAAVVDVGSKLLKAGFAIPDQTPPMIIPTQMKRLLDDGSDSSLDSFTVDPVVRGFVRDWDAIEDLLHHVLYTGLGWEIGNEGQILFTDPLCTPKANKEQLVQLMFETFNISGFYASEQAVLSLYAVGRISGCTVDIGHGKIDIAPVIEGAVHHIASRRFELGGMDLTNFLAQELGKSNPLVNISLSDVEKIKEQYSCCAEDELAYQKTEHFCPVEKHTLPDGQVITIGRERYTVGEALFQPSLLGLDAHGIVEQLVRTISTVSSDNHRQLLENTVVCGGTSSMTGFEDRFQKESNLSSSAVQPTLVKPPEYMPENLTMYSAWVGGAILAKVVFPQNQHITKADYDETGPSIVHRKCF; the protein is encoded by the exons ATGGAAGCGGCGGTGGTCGACGTCGGCTCCAAGCTCCTCAAAGCTGGTTTTGCTATCCCTGATCAGACTCCTCCCATG ATAATTCCCACTCAGATGAAACGGCTGCTAGATGATGGGTCAGATTCATCACTTGATAGCTTCACTGTCGATCCTGTCGTGCGAGGGTTCGTCAGGGATTGGGACGCCATTGAGGATTTGCTGCACCATGTTTTGTACACTGGCCTTGGATGGGAAATTGGCAATGAAGGACAAATACTGTTTACTGATCCACTCTGTACCCCAAAG GCCAACAAGGAACAGTTAGTGCAACTAATGTTTGAAACATTCAACATATCTGGGTTTTATGCCTCAGAACAAGCTGTGTTGTCACTGTATGCGGTGGGACGTATTTCAGGATGCACTGTTGATATTGGCCACGGAAAAATAG ATATTGCACCAGTAATTGAGGGTGCTGTTCACCACATTGCCTCAAGAAGATTCGAGTTGGGAGGTATGGATCTAACTAATTTCCTGGCTCAAGAACTTGGCAAGTCCAATCCTCTAGTAAATATCAGCCTGTCTGATGTGGAGAAAATAAAAGAGCAATACTCATGCTGTGCTGAAGATGAATTAGCTTATCAGAAGACCGAACATTTTTGTCCTGTGGAGAAACATACCCTTCCTGATGGACAG GTGATAACAATTGGGAGAGAAAGATATACTGTTGGTGAAGCTTTATTCCAGCCAAGTCTGTTGGGTTTAGATGCTCATGGCATTGTTGAGCAGCTTGTCCGAACTATTTCAACTGTATCATCTGATAATCATCGGCAGCTTCTAGAAAATACGGTGGTTTGTGGTGGCACTTCTTCTATGACAG GTTTTGAAGACAGATTTCAGAAGGAATCTAACTTAAGTTCATCCGCGGTTCAACCTACCCTTGTTAAG CCTCCAGAGTACATGCCAGAAAATTTAACCATGTATTCAGCATGGGTGGGAGGTGCCATACTTGCAAAAGTAGTTTTCCCTCAAAATCAGCATATAACTAAGGCAGACTATGATGAAACCGGACCTTCCATTGTTCATCGGAAATGCTTCTGA
- the LOC130747925 gene encoding uncharacterized protein LOC130747925 isoform X2, with amino-acid sequence MMKFSGYSLAVSFSPVGSTVIRNNCRFHVGRNFRSSSRFFSAKQQSHDKGVLPNYYLPPWFSVAPMMEWTDHHYRTLARLISKHAWLYTEMLAAETIVYQQDNLDRFLAFSPDQHPIVLQIGGSNVEKLAKATELANAYGYDEINLNCGCPSPKVAGHGCFGVSLMLDPKFVAEAMSAIAANTNVPVSVKCRIGVDDHDSYDELCDFIFKVSSLSPTKHFIIHSRKALLNGISPAENRSIPPLKYEYFYGLLRDFPDLTFTINGGITSVDEVYAAREAGAYGVMVGRAAYNNPWHILGHVDTVIYGAPSCSLTRRQVLEKYIVYGDSVLGKYGHRPTVRDIVKPLLNLFHSAPGNGLWKRKADAAFRHCTTIKSFFEETLVAIPDSVLDSPVVEPTPGRRDLFANMDSLLPPPYTTREEAVIICA; translated from the exons ATGATGAAGTTTTCAGGATATTCCCTAGCGGTTTCATTTTCTCCTGTAGGTTCCACTGTCATTAGAAACAATTGCAGATTCCATGTTGGTAGGAATTTCCGTAGCAGCTCAAGGTTCTTTTCTGCGAAACAACAATCACATGATAAAGGAGTGCTTCCAAATTACTATCTTCCTCCTTGGTTTAG TGTTGCTCCAATGATGGAGTGGACAGATCATCACTATAGGACTCTAGCGCGCCTCATATCAAAACATGCTTGGCTCTACACGGAGATGCTTGCAGCTGAGACAATTGTCTATCAACAGGACAATCTG GACAGGTTCTTGGCATTTTCTCCTGACCAACATCCCATCGTGCTTCAAATTGGAGGGAGTAATGTAGAAAAATTGGCAAAAGCAACTGAACTTGCTAATGCCTATGGCTATGATGAGATCAACTTAAA CTGCGGATGCCCTAGTCCCAAAGTAGCTGGACATGGGTGCTTTGGTGTGAGTCTTATGCTTGACCCAAAG TTTGTTGCTGAGGCTATGTCAGCCATTGCTGCCAATACAAATGTACCTGTTAGTGTCAAATGTCGAATTGGTGTGGACGATCATGACTCTTATGATGAGCTGT GTGATTTCATATTCAAGGTTTCTTCTCTATCACCCACTAAGCACTTCATAATTCACTCAAGGAAGGCATTGCTCAATGGCATTAGCCCTGCTGAAAATAGGAGTATTCCTCCACTAAA ATATGAATACTTTTATGGCCTCTTACGTGACTTTCCCGATTTAACATTTACAATAAACGGTGGCATTACTAGTGTTGACGAG GTTTATGCAGCTCGAGAAGCTGGGGCTTATGGTGTTATGGTTGGACGTGCAGCATACAATAA CCCTTGGCATATTTTGGGACATGTTGATACTGTAATTTACGGTGCACCAAGCTGTAGTCTTACACGTCGTCAG GTCCTTGAAAAATATATCGTCTACGGGGACTCGGTGTTGGGAAAATATGGACATAGGCCAACTGTGCGAGATATTGTGAAG CCTTTACTCAATCTTTTCCATTCAGCGCCCGGGAATGGACTTTGGAAGCGCAAAGCAGATGCTGCTTTCCGACATTGCACG AcaataaaatcattttttgaAGAAACCCTTGTAGCAATTCCTGACTCTGTGTTGGATTCGCCTGTTGTGGAACCAACTCCTGGCCGCAGAGATCTTTTTGCAAATATGGACAGTTTACTGCCTCCTCCATACACGACAAGAGAAGAGGCTGTTATTATATGCGCTTAG
- the LOC130747925 gene encoding uncharacterized protein LOC130747925 isoform X3, which produces MLGSTRRCLQLRQLSINRTIWFLAFSPDQHPIVLQIGGSNVEKLAKATELANAYGYDEINLNCGCPSPKVAGHGCFGVSLMLDPKFVAEAMSAIAANTNVPVSVKCRIGVDDHDSYDELCKAFRGDFIFKVSSLSPTKHFIIHSRKALLNGISPAENRSIPPLKYEYFYGLLRDFPDLTFTINGGITSVDEVYAAREAGAYGVMVGRAAYNNPWHILGHVDTVIYGAPSCSLTRRQVLEKYIVYGDSVLGKYGHRPTVRDIVKPLLNLFHSAPGNGLWKRKADAAFRHCTTIKSFFEETLVAIPDSVLDSPVVEPTPGRRDLFANMDSLLPPPYTTREEAVIICA; this is translated from the exons ATGCTTGGCTCTACACGGAGATGCTTGCAGCTGAGACAATTGTCTATCAACAGGACAATCTG GTTCTTGGCATTTTCTCCTGACCAACATCCCATCGTGCTTCAAATTGGAGGGAGTAATGTAGAAAAATTGGCAAAAGCAACTGAACTTGCTAATGCCTATGGCTATGATGAGATCAACTTAAA CTGCGGATGCCCTAGTCCCAAAGTAGCTGGACATGGGTGCTTTGGTGTGAGTCTTATGCTTGACCCAAAG TTTGTTGCTGAGGCTATGTCAGCCATTGCTGCCAATACAAATGTACCTGTTAGTGTCAAATGTCGAATTGGTGTGGACGATCATGACTCTTATGATGAGCTGTGTAAGGCCTTTCGTG GTGATTTCATATTCAAGGTTTCTTCTCTATCACCCACTAAGCACTTCATAATTCACTCAAGGAAGGCATTGCTCAATGGCATTAGCCCTGCTGAAAATAGGAGTATTCCTCCACTAAA ATATGAATACTTTTATGGCCTCTTACGTGACTTTCCCGATTTAACATTTACAATAAACGGTGGCATTACTAGTGTTGACGAG GTTTATGCAGCTCGAGAAGCTGGGGCTTATGGTGTTATGGTTGGACGTGCAGCATACAATAA CCCTTGGCATATTTTGGGACATGTTGATACTGTAATTTACGGTGCACCAAGCTGTAGTCTTACACGTCGTCAG GTCCTTGAAAAATATATCGTCTACGGGGACTCGGTGTTGGGAAAATATGGACATAGGCCAACTGTGCGAGATATTGTGAAG CCTTTACTCAATCTTTTCCATTCAGCGCCCGGGAATGGACTTTGGAAGCGCAAAGCAGATGCTGCTTTCCGACATTGCACG AcaataaaatcattttttgaAGAAACCCTTGTAGCAATTCCTGACTCTGTGTTGGATTCGCCTGTTGTGGAACCAACTCCTGGCCGCAGAGATCTTTTTGCAAATATGGACAGTTTACTGCCTCCTCCATACACGACAAGAGAAGAGGCTGTTATTATATGCGCTTAG
- the LOC130747926 gene encoding uncharacterized protein LOC130747926 — translation MRMTTTTMETNWSSESNWTIASGTIPNCLTIQSSLSFTDDEQPTIESTPLLLLPPSPDSPPCEIKINFAGKHELRQVYIRSTARVYEIYCAPDLKTTGEYLCTVRCGVAVRDGDVLRCNLIESLPNRDSSVKCEDDWVEVKVADTSDHATQDLYEATAEIDDVDPCVSVTIRLLSLQSKGCVNVHEIYVFADPVDSETQETRNENSSSSSLMAMFLPTLMQLSKAKTGLGDLNAVRKEKQHVSEDGLEENPCPSDSVIKTQLKGKASMSDPQEVKLKEVIEGSSQPDIHTQVANMESGHAAVPLHAAKVDSSCSAVHSKIAEVVNNHSASTVPSQVAVTESNQGGFSGGGVERVLEQLVSRMDRLEQICLGFQEKMVMPMNSIETRLQRVEQQLDTLTQKLQSSASPSCYRISAPDASSTESDDISCDIGLDDPAIREIESDNNYLHTEVSYVSPHDMSDLEYAPQIFPGLVVTAPEFSDDEDEVDNASGPEMNSPNDRGKQSIDDALSSALANFLSSSLSLESPKNTDTLPYEAPEVLNEDDDNHESDEVIAKNDKYGKSDVLSSDVNYISNELLDNQTPSGLNITHEGSAAWTELTSASATEVPEKTFHENIIENVLEFSLASNVVDFEIPLLDVKFISQRSPVTEGFLEALLVETPETSSRDPSLKESNDDLQLKGNGSHSVEEQCNLISVNNGELENPASDDHFALDEAFCTSIASSPVNMGVVDNLQGDHKRKRDVGEISPSSLI, via the exons ATGAGGATGACGACGACGACGATGGAAACAAATTGGAGTTCCGAAAGCAACTGGACCATCGCCTCCGGCACAATCCCTAACTGCCTCACCATCCAAtcctctctctctttcaccgACGACGAACAACCCACCATCGAATCCactcctcttctcctcctccctcCCTCACCAGATTCCCCTCCTTGCGAGATCAAGA TTAATTTTGCAGGGAAACACGAGCTGAGACAAGTCTACATTCGAAGCACCGCGCGAGTCTACGAGATTTACTGTGCACCCGACCTCAAGACCACCGGCGAGTATCTATGCACGGTTCGATGTGGTGTCGCTGTTCGAGACGGTGACGTTCTTCGTTGTAATTTGATCGAGTCTTTACCTAATCGAGATTCGAGTGTTAAATGTGAAGATGATTGGGTTGAAGTCAAAGTTGCTGATACTTCCGATCATGCCACTCAG GATCTTTATGAGGCTACGGCAGAGATTGATGATGTGGATCCTTGTGTTTCTGTTACAATCCGTTTGCTCTCGCTTCAGAGTAAAGGTTGCGTTAATGTCCATGAGATTTATGTGTTTGCTGATCCTGTTGATTCAGAAACCCAGGAAACCCGGAATGAAAACTCGTCTAGCAGTTCTCTCATGGCTATGTTTCTTCCTACCTTGATGCAGTTATCCAAGGCAAAAACGGGCCTTGGAGATCTAAATGCTGTTAGAAAGGAGAAGCAACATGTTTCAGAGGATGGATTGGAGGAAAACCCCTGCCCTAGTGATTCTGTAATTAAAACTCAACTTAAAGGTAAAGCTAGCATGAGTGATCCTCAAGAAGTGAAATTGAAAGAGGTGATAGAAGGTTCATCCCAGCCAGACATACACACACAAGTTGCTAACATGGAGAGTGGCCATGCTGCTGTTCCCTTACACGCTGCTAAAGTGGATAGCAGTTGCAGTGCTGTGCACTCAAAAATTGCAGAAGTGGTGAACAATCACAGTGCTAGTACTGTCCCATCACAAGTTGCAGTTACTGAGAGCAATCAAGGTGGGTTTTCAGGTGGCGGCGTTGAAAGAGTCCTGGAACAACTTGTATCTCGAATGGACAGGCTAGAACAAATCTGTTTGGGCTTTCAAGAGAAAATGGTAATGCCCATGAACAGCATTGAGACAAGACTCCAGCGAGTTGAGCAGCAACTTGATACACTGACTCAGAAATTGCAGAGTTCTGCATCACCATCATGTTATAGAATTTCTGCTCCTGATGCTTCTTCTACTGAATCAGATGACATCTCTTGTGACATTGGTCTTGATGATCCTGCAATTAGAGAAATTGAATCAGATAATAATTATTTACACACAGAGGTATCGTATGTCTCTCCTCATGATATGTCTGATTTGGAATATGCTCCTCAAATATTCCCAGGTCTTGTAGTTACAGCTCCTGAGTtttctgatgatgaggatgaggtTGATAATGCATCGGGACCAGAAATGAATTCTCCAAATGATAGAGGAAAGCAGTCCATTGATGATGCTTTATCTTCTGCTTTAGCTAATTTTTTATCTTCTTCTCTATCTTTAGAGTCTCCAAAGAATACTGATACTCTACCGTATGAAGCCCCTGAGGTTTTAAATGAAGACGATGATAATCATGAGAGTGACGAGGTGATTGCGAAAAATGACAAATATGGAAAAAGTGATGTATTGTCATCCGATGTGAATTACATTTCAAATGAGTTGCTTGACAATCAAACCCCAAGTGGTCTTAATATCACTCATGAAGGATCCGCTGCATGGACTGAACTTACTAGTGCAAGTGCAACAGAGGTCCCAGAAAAAACCTTCCATGAGAACATTATAGAGAATGTTCTGGAATTTTCACTTGCTTCAAATGTAGTAGATTTTGAAATCCCGCTATTGGATGTGAAATTCATTTCTCAGAGAAGTCCTGTTACTGAGGGTTTCCTTGAAGCCCTTCTGGTTGAGACACCAGAGACCAGCTCAAGAGACCCATCACTCAAGGAAAGCAATGACGATCTTCAACTGAAAGGCAATGGTAGTCACTCAGTTGAGGAGCAATGTAACTTGATCTCAGTTAACAATGGGGAACTGGAGAATCCAGCTAGCGACGATCATTTTGCTCTGGACGAAGCCTTCTGTACTTCCATAGCTTCTTCACCTGTGAACATGGGGGTTGTTGATAATCTGCAGGGAGACCATAAACGCAAGCGTGATGTTGGTGAAATATCTCCATCAAGTCTCATATGA
- the LOC130747929 gene encoding uncharacterized protein At2g29880-like, giving the protein MGGKTEKGESMEWTTQNTKIFIDIIYDRVKKGQLQGSTFKKTIWEEINIELQKTSGAPLPDGVERLKGKFNRLRLQHREFSTLISRTGVTWDPEANKVNSPEEVWEEMYKKGKFYKQFKKHGFEHDYYILGEIFNSSTATGKLSQASTQEPPNSDEEREIEEDFLSKGVHIDSKVIDVDGEDLQEVSKRRKVTGTSSEGRRKEAKNSRLDVLESAVTKWSNAMDARADRYKNEVDSSADACIKLLDSMDGISPKVFSIAVEKFTNKDLRKMFIAMSSIRKMDWLASLE; this is encoded by the exons ATGGGAGGAAAAACTGAGAAGGGGGAGAGCATGGAATGGACAACCCAAAACACAAAGATATTCATTGATATTATTTATGATCGAGTGAAAAAAGGGCAGCTGCAAGGGTCTACATTTAAGAAAACAATATGGGAAGAAATAAACATTGAGTTGCAAAAGACAAGTGGAGCACCCCTACCTGATGGTGTAGAAAGGCTGAAGGGAAAGTTTAATCGGCTACGCCTTCAACATCGTGAATTTTCAACTTTGATATCTCGCACAGGAGTTACATGGGATCCTGAGGCTAACAAAGTGAATTCTCCTGAAGAAGTATGGGAAGAGATGTACAAG aaaggaaaattctaCAAGCAGTTTAAGAAACATGGATTTGAGCATGACTATTATATCCTTGGTGAGATATTTAATTCTAGTACAGCAACTGGAAAGTTAAGTCAAGCTTCTACTCAAGAGCCACCAAACTCCGATgaagagagagaaatagaggaAGACTTTCTCTCAAAAGGTGTTCATATTGATTCTAAAGTTATTGATGTTGATGGAGAGGATCTGCAAGAAGTTAGTAAAAGGAGAAAAGTCACTGGGACTTCTAGTGAAGGTCGTCGTAAGGAAGCAAAAAATTCAAGGCTGGATGTGTTAGAATCAGCAGTGACCAAATGGTCTAACGCAATGGATGCAAGGGCAGATAGATATAAAAATGAAGTTGATTCTTCTGCAGACGCATGCATTAAATTATTAGATTCCATGGATGGTATTTCCCCAAAAGTTTTCAGCATTGCCGTGGAGAAGTTTACAAATAAGGATTTGAGAAAAATGTTTATAGCAATGTCTTCAATTAGGAAAATGGATTGGCTAGCATCTCTTGAGTAG